In Flammeovirgaceae bacterium 311, one DNA window encodes the following:
- a CDS encoding HRDC domain-containing protein (COG0507 ATP-dependent exoDNAse (exonuclease V), alpha subunit - helicase superfamily I member), with protein sequence MQQHQNEQLQLAHDFVAHTNRHIFLTGKAGTGKTTFLHNLKQQLLKRMVVVAPTGVAAMNAGGVTIHSFFQIPFGPYLPGAAPIAGGERQIKKFSREKINIIRSLDLLVIDEISMVRADVLDAIDEVLRRYKDRNQPFGGVQLLMIGDLQQLAPIAREEEWKLLREHYSTVFFFGSQALQQTEYVSIMLQHIYRQRDATFINILNGIRENRLKGELLQQLNSRCLEGFSPSADEGYITLTTHNSQAQQINERELQKIRSKEFSFRANVEKDFPEYLYPTEEHLVIKKGAQVMFVKNDQGREKRYYNGKIGTVKDIYEETIVVQCPGEEDPIYVERVEWHNYKYALDEQTKEIQESVAGIFRQYPLKLAWAITIHKSQGLTFDKAIIDANAAFTHGQVYVALSRCRSLEGLVLTQPLAPGSIISDATIQGFNGNVEKNQPGHEALQTARQAYQQRLLLDLFDFSVLGRRIGYFYKLLREHAGSLAGNPAEVIGTMELNFRTTIADVSHKFAGQLVKLGLYQEIVEENRDLQARVKQAATYFSEKLGELLLQPLKAITIETDNKEVRKTLKQVYENLYQDAFIKEACLQVCKEGFKVNAYLETRAKAALEEVNLKPQKKEKETGHYTPSDHPELYTRLKQYRDEKAIEHDLPHYMILPLKTMEELASRQPRNMASLKKIKGLGKKKLEQMGEDLLEIINNFAPGDAPAPGESAAFPEGETAAQEEEKRESKPKKEKKDTKQQSFELFQEGKSIQEVAEFRGLATGTVETHLLNYVSTGEIDIRRLISRHTLETILGYYGEKGSLRLGEAKEALGDTVSYFELRAVMRHLEYEEGM encoded by the coding sequence ATGCAGCAACACCAGAATGAACAGCTTCAGCTGGCTCACGATTTTGTAGCACATACCAACAGGCACATTTTTCTGACGGGCAAGGCAGGTACCGGCAAAACTACTTTTTTGCACAACCTGAAACAGCAGTTGCTGAAGCGCATGGTGGTAGTGGCCCCTACAGGCGTGGCCGCCATGAATGCGGGCGGTGTTACCATACATTCCTTTTTTCAGATACCCTTTGGGCCTTACCTTCCGGGAGCAGCCCCCATAGCGGGGGGAGAACGGCAAATCAAGAAGTTCAGCCGCGAAAAGATAAATATTATCCGCAGCCTGGATCTGCTGGTGATCGACGAAATAAGTATGGTGCGGGCCGATGTGCTCGATGCCATCGATGAGGTGCTGCGCCGCTACAAAGACCGCAACCAGCCTTTTGGCGGGGTGCAGCTGCTCATGATCGGCGATCTGCAGCAGCTTGCACCCATTGCCAGGGAAGAGGAGTGGAAGCTGCTCCGGGAGCATTACAGCACTGTATTCTTTTTTGGCAGCCAGGCCCTGCAGCAAACAGAATATGTAAGCATTATGCTGCAGCACATTTACCGCCAGCGCGATGCTACCTTTATCAACATCCTGAACGGCATCCGCGAAAACAGACTGAAGGGAGAATTGCTGCAGCAGCTTAACAGCCGCTGCCTGGAGGGCTTTAGCCCCAGTGCCGACGAAGGCTATATTACCCTTACCACCCACAACAGCCAGGCGCAGCAAATCAACGAACGGGAGCTGCAGAAGATCAGGAGCAAAGAATTCAGCTTCAGGGCAAACGTAGAAAAGGACTTTCCTGAATATCTCTATCCTACCGAGGAGCACCTGGTTATTAAAAAAGGAGCACAGGTGATGTTCGTTAAAAATGACCAGGGCCGGGAGAAGCGCTACTACAATGGCAAGATTGGTACGGTAAAGGATATTTATGAAGAAACGATCGTTGTGCAGTGCCCCGGAGAGGAAGATCCGATCTATGTGGAAAGAGTGGAATGGCACAACTACAAATACGCCCTCGATGAGCAGACCAAAGAAATACAGGAAAGCGTAGCAGGCATATTCAGGCAATACCCGCTTAAGCTGGCCTGGGCCATCACCATTCATAAAAGCCAGGGCCTTACTTTCGATAAAGCCATTATCGATGCCAACGCCGCCTTTACCCACGGGCAGGTGTATGTAGCTTTAAGCCGCTGCCGCTCGCTGGAAGGGCTCGTGCTCACACAGCCACTTGCTCCCGGCAGCATCATCAGCGATGCTACCATTCAGGGATTTAACGGTAATGTGGAGAAAAACCAGCCCGGCCATGAAGCCCTGCAGACGGCCCGGCAGGCCTATCAGCAGCGCCTGCTGCTCGACCTGTTCGATTTTAGTGTGCTTGGCAGGCGCATTGGCTATTTCTATAAGCTCCTGCGTGAGCATGCAGGCAGCCTGGCAGGTAATCCTGCAGAAGTGATAGGCACCATGGAGCTAAACTTTCGGACTACTATTGCGGATGTAAGCCATAAGTTTGCCGGCCAGCTGGTGAAGCTGGGGTTATACCAGGAAATTGTGGAGGAAAACAGAGACCTGCAGGCGCGGGTAAAGCAGGCAGCCACTTATTTTTCCGAAAAGCTTGGGGAGCTGCTGCTGCAGCCCTTAAAAGCGATTACTATCGAAACCGACAACAAAGAAGTTAGAAAAACCCTGAAGCAGGTTTACGAAAATCTTTACCAGGATGCCTTCATCAAAGAGGCCTGCCTGCAGGTATGTAAAGAAGGCTTTAAGGTAAATGCCTACCTGGAAACACGCGCCAAGGCTGCGCTGGAAGAGGTAAACTTAAAGCCACAGAAGAAAGAGAAAGAAACCGGGCATTATACGCCCTCCGATCATCCCGAACTTTATACGCGGCTCAAGCAATACCGCGATGAGAAGGCAATTGAGCATGATCTGCCCCACTACATGATCCTGCCGCTCAAAACTATGGAAGAGTTGGCCTCCCGCCAGCCGCGCAACATGGCAAGCCTGAAAAAGATAAAGGGCCTGGGTAAGAAAAAGCTGGAGCAGATGGGCGAGGATCTGCTGGAGATCATCAACAACTTTGCCCCGGGAGATGCTCCTGCACCTGGAGAATCTGCTGCTTTTCCAGAAGGAGAAACGGCTGCCCAGGAAGAGGAAAAAAGAGAATCAAAACCTAAAAAGGAAAAAAAAGACACCAAACAGCAGAGCTTTGAGCTTTTCCAGGAGGGTAAATCCATTCAGGAAGTTGCCGAATTCCGCGGCCTGGCCACCGGAACCGTAGAAACCCACCTGCTTAATTATGTGAGCACCGGCGAAATAGACATCAGGCGCCTGATATCACGGCACACGCTGGAAACGATCCTGGGGTATTATGGGGAGAAGGGAAGCCTTAGGCTGGGCGAAGCCAAGGAAGCTCTAGGTGATACCGTTTCTTATTTCGAGCTGCGCGCAGTAATGAGGCACCTGGAGTACGAGGAGGGAATGTAA
- a CDS encoding oxidoreductase molybdopterin binding protein (COG2041 Sulfite oxidase and related enzymes), with product MKENTDSDAGGIKQEIKKIPQKGPFRRDYWRSPLRGPWMASFMSLLLLIVIPIVFITGLIDHVAWNPDLGGTNNRTPEMGLLGFLQGTEWPTRPIWLYRLTEGTHVVLGITLLPLVLAKLWAIMPSLYKWPLADSLGHALERISLLFVIGGIFFQIFTGLFYIQNFIILNNVTFNRLHFYGNWIFIAGLVLHVLVKFPEMIKGLKGRDLDEEMSKSTDETEPEPEEEGRLVSTDPAPPTISRRGAIAIAGGSALTIMALAVGQTLGRDWSWLAILSPRAQSPAGDGPNDFRVNKTAKKAKIQPEQVGPDWRLELVGATTHSLSREDLLAMPLHTSSLPISCLEGWSTGNQSWEGVRLRDLAVLAGMPNAGKVLFESLESTDAVARMSFMRHNQIQDPLSLLALRVNGADLSMDHGYPARAIVPATPGNRNTKWIYRMTFMEEA from the coding sequence ATGAAAGAAAATACGGATTCCGATGCAGGTGGTATAAAGCAGGAGATAAAAAAAATACCTCAAAAAGGCCCTTTCCGACGCGATTACTGGCGCAGCCCTTTACGCGGTCCCTGGATGGCCTCTTTTATGAGTCTCCTGCTCCTGATAGTGATCCCGATAGTGTTTATCACCGGACTGATAGACCATGTTGCCTGGAACCCGGATCTTGGGGGAACCAACAACAGGACACCCGAAATGGGCCTGCTGGGATTTCTGCAGGGTACCGAATGGCCCACCCGGCCTATCTGGCTCTACCGGCTTACGGAAGGCACCCATGTAGTCTTAGGTATTACCCTGCTTCCATTGGTACTTGCCAAACTTTGGGCTATCATGCCAAGCCTGTATAAATGGCCCCTGGCCGATTCTCTGGGGCACGCCCTGGAGCGGATAAGCCTGTTGTTTGTGATAGGGGGAATCTTTTTTCAGATTTTTACAGGTTTGTTCTATATACAAAACTTTATCATCCTCAACAATGTAACCTTTAACCGGCTGCATTTCTATGGCAACTGGATTTTTATAGCTGGTCTGGTACTGCATGTGCTGGTCAAATTTCCGGAAATGATCAAGGGACTGAAGGGGCGGGATCTTGACGAGGAAATGAGCAAATCTACAGATGAAACTGAGCCGGAACCAGAGGAGGAAGGCAGGCTTGTGAGTACAGACCCTGCGCCACCAACCATTTCCCGCAGAGGAGCCATTGCCATAGCAGGTGGCAGTGCCCTGACGATTATGGCCCTGGCTGTAGGCCAGACCCTGGGGAGAGACTGGAGCTGGCTGGCAATTCTTTCTCCACGGGCCCAGAGCCCAGCGGGCGACGGTCCGAATGATTTCCGGGTGAACAAAACGGCTAAAAAAGCTAAAATACAGCCAGAACAGGTAGGCCCGGATTGGCGGCTGGAGCTGGTTGGGGCAACCACACACAGCCTCAGCCGGGAAGATCTGCTGGCTATGCCCCTGCATACATCTTCTCTGCCCATTTCCTGCCTGGAAGGCTGGTCTACAGGCAACCAGAGCTGGGAAGGCGTGCGCCTGCGGGACCTTGCAGTACTGGCGGGCATGCCCAATGCGGGGAAGGTTCTTTTTGAGTCGCTTGAATCCACAGATGCGGTGGCCCGCATGTCTTTTATGCGGCATAACCAGATCCAGGATCCGCTTTCTTTGCTGGCACTTCGCGTAAATGGTGCCGATCTTTCCATGGATCATGGCTACCCGGCCAGGGCCATTGTTCCGGCTACTCCTGGTAACCGCAACACTAAGTGGATTTACCGCATGACTTTTATGGAGGAGGCCTGA
- a CDS encoding Phytochrome central region domain-containing protein (COG4251 Bacteriophytochrome (light-regulated signal transduction histidine kinase)) produces MTNNTPYFSGRKDYDSEFCGSIPLNFINLIQAHGVLLVLQRDSFTVVQASENAEQLLGSTAAALVQQPLQSFINQEQLQALQEQLNRRENGNYVPFTLNWQSPAGIKALSATLHTRDLYLLLELEVAQQTSGLSFVATYQAISYIISSLKEAESVTAVSNVAANELKKLSGFDRVMVYQFDEAWNGAVVAEAQEEHMEESYLGLHFPASDVPKQARELYTKTSFRIIPDVNAPAAKLYPVINPLTSSLTDISDAILRAVPLVHIEYLMNMGVTASMSTPIIVNNKLWGLISCHHRSAMPVSFELRTSFEIISEIIASQVSAREKETSFRYRSTLHEIELKLMEQVYTSKSLSEGLLDNPSYLLDLLDVQGLVLTFNNAYLTAGEVPDERMVRNLIKWLVRYSKNKIFTTDSLPALFEEAQVYRDVASGLIAIQITGSRNYLLGFRAEVIKSVNWGGNPNEAIKFEAKSKRYHPRNSFNLWREQVEFTSAPWRPEVIEVAQHVRTAMLEKLLKEEEML; encoded by the coding sequence TTGACTAACAATACCCCCTATTTTTCAGGCAGAAAAGATTATGATTCTGAATTTTGCGGCAGCATTCCGCTTAATTTTATCAATCTGATACAAGCACACGGAGTGCTGCTGGTGTTGCAGCGCGATTCTTTTACCGTTGTACAGGCCAGCGAAAATGCTGAACAGCTTTTGGGCAGTACAGCCGCAGCACTGGTACAGCAACCTTTGCAAAGCTTTATTAACCAGGAGCAGCTACAGGCGCTCCAGGAACAGCTGAACCGCAGAGAAAACGGCAATTATGTACCCTTTACGCTAAACTGGCAAAGCCCGGCTGGCATAAAAGCCTTATCGGCCACCCTCCACACCCGTGATCTGTACCTGCTCCTGGAATTAGAAGTAGCGCAACAAACCTCCGGCCTTTCTTTTGTGGCTACCTATCAGGCCATCAGCTATATTATTTCTTCGCTTAAAGAAGCCGAAAGTGTAACAGCAGTAAGTAATGTAGCCGCTAATGAGCTCAAAAAGCTGTCGGGTTTTGATCGGGTAATGGTTTACCAGTTCGATGAGGCCTGGAATGGTGCTGTTGTAGCAGAAGCTCAGGAAGAGCACATGGAGGAATCGTATTTAGGCCTGCATTTTCCGGCTTCCGATGTACCCAAACAAGCCAGGGAATTATACACAAAAACTTCTTTCCGTATAATTCCGGATGTAAATGCCCCCGCAGCAAAACTATACCCGGTGATCAACCCCCTCACCAGCAGCCTGACTGATATCTCTGATGCTATTTTAAGGGCTGTACCGCTGGTGCACATTGAATACCTGATGAACATGGGCGTTACGGCATCCATGTCGACCCCCATTATTGTGAACAACAAATTGTGGGGGCTGATTTCCTGCCATCACCGCAGCGCTATGCCTGTTAGCTTTGAGCTAAGAACTTCTTTCGAGATCATTTCAGAAATTATTGCCTCGCAGGTAAGCGCACGCGAAAAAGAAACCAGCTTCCGCTATCGCTCCACCTTACACGAAATTGAGCTAAAGCTCATGGAGCAGGTGTACACCAGCAAAAGCCTGTCGGAAGGATTGCTGGATAACCCTTCCTACCTGCTTGATCTGTTAGACGTGCAGGGCCTGGTACTTACCTTTAATAATGCATACCTCACGGCAGGCGAGGTACCCGACGAGCGCATGGTCAGGAACCTGATTAAATGGCTGGTGCGCTACAGCAAGAATAAGATCTTCACCACCGACTCGCTTCCTGCCTTATTTGAAGAAGCTCAGGTGTACCGGGATGTAGCCAGCGGACTTATTGCCATACAAATAACAGGCAGCAGAAACTACCTTTTAGGATTCAGGGCAGAGGTGATCAAATCGGTAAACTGGGGCGGCAATCCTAACGAGGCGATCAAATTTGAAGCCAAAAGCAAACGATATCATCCCAGAAATTCGTTTAATTTGTGGCGGGAACAGGTAGAATTCACCTCTGCCCCCTGGCGCCCGGAAGTAATAGAAGTAGCTCAGCATGTAAGAACTGCGATGTTGGAAAAATTGCTGAAAGAAGAAGAAATGCTTTAA
- a CDS encoding PAS sensor protein (COG2201 Chemotaxis response regulator containing a CheY-like receiver domain and a methylesterase domain) — MRSAASENKLQPSAKENSPNGKKDSHYVVGIGASAGGLEAINELFDNIPHGGNFSFVVVQHLSPNHKSMMDELLSKHTQMKIVRAEEGTRLVPNHVYLIPSKKNMTVKHGKLYLTEKSATSSGANQTIDIFLESLAKDKKDHAIAIILSGTGSDGTRGIEYIKEWGGMVIVQDPATAKFDGMPNSAIASGCTDLILPPELMAEEIFRYPEHASHKDAGKLILQEADVDHLVEIINLVREQTSHDFSAYKEQTLHRRILRRIAQVDMDNPKEYIHYLRNNPDEVNYLGKEFLIGVTRFFRDPEAFSFLEEKVLPEIVSKKNMDSPVKIWVTACSTGEEAYTLAMLVCECLTKLKKDLDVKIFATDIDSKALEFAAKGVYPETIQKDVSEERLEKFFTREGRKYCVSQKIRRMVIFAQHNVIKDPPFSKMDLVSCRNMLIYMKPALQRKVLATFHFSLKVGGYLFLGPSESSEELLPSLKVLNKKWNIFKVISKSRNFIFEGNALEREKKPSQRIADVQPKRRSSEQEMQETFHELVTDELGYAAVFINEEYELLQAIGDYKRFLEMPDKMLQNNLLKMVPREVSLALNLALRKATRDNEKVVSKRIEMLKKGIVHHVSLVVKPSLTADQYSRKFITVLFKEDSSEKITPGERALFEQQVSIERLIELENELKETRYDLQAMVEELETANEEMQSSNEELISSNEELQSTNEELQSVNEELHTVNAEHQQKIRELEELNDDLNNYFRSTDIGQIFVDKNLIIRKFTPSIKQQINLIESDLGRPINHLSYNIRHENLVEDIEQAISTSTVIQKEIETRNGKVYLMKILPYLRQDKSVDGAVVSFVDISVVKGLNNLLEGVLNSSMSGIMAFTVVADEQGQPLDLEWTLINRAAKAILGKEGQELEGKRLLQELPGFKKEGLYKKLLAVSLAKKPLHLEHYYLHDGIEVWLEIIAVPLDTNGIALTLVDITEKKAAEEELLATYDEVKDAEEKLRKLNLELEKRVEDRTKELSESEERFRLLSRATNDAVWDWDLVTSEFWWNEGFQEIFGFKEQDIEPGVESWFNRLQPDERNTIIEELNEAINKGEKQWAAEHRFLKADGSYTWVYNRGYILKNEYGIPYRMLGSMVDLSSLKKAQEELEQSNKNLRKINADLDNFVYTASHDLRAPVANLEGLLMLLKPKFSEHMPQQEQKLIQLVEASIEKLKRTIHGLLEITKVQKDLERQVEDVTFMDVLADVEGDIRNQIQDTAAIIITDFKVERIKYNRVNLQSIIYNLLSNSLKYKSHEQAPRIRISTQRKDGHVILTFSDNGLGMNVQQQKKLFTMFNRFHTHVDGTGIGLYMVKRIIENNEGRIKVESKEGQGTTFKIYFKENPSEKEVDQAVLV, encoded by the coding sequence ATGCGCTCTGCTGCTTCAGAAAACAAGCTTCAACCCTCTGCCAAAGAAAATTCCCCAAACGGGAAAAAAGATAGTCATTACGTAGTGGGTATCGGAGCCTCCGCCGGAGGCCTGGAAGCCATTAATGAACTGTTTGATAATATTCCCCATGGCGGCAATTTTTCATTTGTAGTGGTTCAGCACCTCTCGCCCAATCATAAAAGCATGATGGACGAGCTGCTGTCCAAACACACACAAATGAAAATTGTACGTGCCGAAGAAGGCACCCGTCTGGTACCCAACCATGTGTACCTGATCCCCAGCAAAAAGAACATGACGGTAAAGCACGGCAAGCTGTACCTTACCGAAAAATCCGCTACCTCCTCCGGTGCAAATCAAACCATCGATATCTTTTTGGAATCGCTGGCAAAGGATAAAAAAGACCATGCCATAGCCATCATTCTCTCTGGCACCGGTTCTGATGGCACCAGGGGTATTGAGTACATCAAAGAATGGGGCGGCATGGTGATTGTACAGGATCCTGCCACTGCCAAATTCGATGGCATGCCCAACAGCGCTATTGCCTCCGGCTGCACCGACCTGATTTTGCCTCCGGAACTGATGGCCGAAGAGATCTTCCGCTATCCGGAGCATGCCAGCCACAAAGATGCAGGCAAGCTTATCCTGCAGGAGGCCGATGTTGACCATCTGGTGGAGATCATAAACCTGGTGCGGGAGCAAACCTCACACGACTTTTCGGCTTACAAAGAGCAAACCCTGCACCGCCGCATACTCCGCAGAATAGCCCAGGTAGACATGGATAATCCCAAGGAATACATCCACTACCTGCGTAATAACCCCGATGAGGTAAATTACCTGGGCAAGGAATTCCTGATTGGCGTTACGCGTTTCTTCCGCGATCCGGAGGCTTTCAGCTTTCTGGAAGAAAAGGTGTTGCCTGAGATCGTTTCCAAAAAGAATATGGACTCCCCGGTAAAAATATGGGTGACTGCCTGTAGTACCGGAGAAGAAGCCTATACCCTGGCGATGCTTGTTTGCGAGTGCCTGACAAAGCTAAAAAAGGATCTGGATGTAAAAATATTTGCCACCGATATAGACAGCAAGGCGCTGGAATTTGCCGCCAAGGGGGTCTATCCGGAAACCATCCAAAAAGATGTTTCTGAGGAGCGGCTGGAGAAGTTCTTTACCAGAGAGGGCAGAAAATACTGTGTGAGCCAGAAAATCCGGCGCATGGTTATTTTTGCTCAGCACAATGTGATCAAAGATCCGCCATTCAGCAAGATGGACCTGGTGAGCTGCCGCAACATGCTCATTTATATGAAGCCTGCCCTGCAGCGCAAGGTGCTGGCAACTTTCCATTTTTCGCTTAAAGTTGGAGGCTACCTGTTTTTGGGACCCAGCGAAAGCAGCGAAGAATTGCTGCCTTCCCTGAAGGTGCTTAACAAGAAATGGAACATCTTTAAGGTAATTTCCAAAAGCAGAAATTTTATTTTTGAAGGCAACGCGCTGGAGAGAGAAAAGAAGCCGAGCCAGCGCATAGCAGATGTACAGCCCAAGCGCCGCTCTTCAGAGCAGGAAATGCAGGAAACCTTCCATGAGCTGGTAACCGATGAGCTGGGCTATGCCGCTGTTTTTATCAACGAAGAATATGAACTGCTGCAGGCCATAGGCGACTATAAGCGCTTTCTGGAGATGCCTGATAAGATGCTCCAGAACAACCTGCTGAAAATGGTTCCGCGCGAAGTTTCACTGGCGCTCAACCTGGCCCTGCGCAAAGCTACCCGTGATAACGAAAAGGTAGTTTCCAAGCGCATCGAAATGCTTAAAAAGGGTATTGTACACCACGTATCGCTGGTCGTAAAGCCCTCTCTTACTGCCGACCAGTACAGCCGCAAGTTTATTACAGTGCTGTTCAAAGAAGACAGCAGCGAAAAAATAACACCGGGCGAGCGTGCCCTCTTTGAGCAGCAGGTAAGTATTGAGCGCCTGATAGAGCTCGAAAATGAGCTCAAGGAAACCAGGTACGACCTGCAGGCCATGGTAGAGGAGCTGGAAACCGCCAATGAGGAGATGCAGTCGAGCAACGAAGAGCTGATCTCCAGCAACGAGGAATTACAAAGCACCAACGAAGAGCTGCAATCGGTAAACGAAGAGCTGCATACGGTAAATGCCGAGCACCAGCAAAAAATACGGGAGCTGGAAGAGCTCAACGACGACCTGAACAATTACTTCCGCAGTACGGATATCGGGCAGATCTTTGTGGACAAAAACCTGATCATCCGCAAGTTTACGCCCAGCATCAAACAGCAGATCAACCTCATTGAATCCGACCTCGGGCGGCCCATCAACCACCTTTCCTACAACATACGGCACGAAAACCTGGTAGAAGATATCGAACAGGCGATCAGTACCTCTACGGTGATTCAGAAAGAGATTGAAACCCGTAACGGAAAGGTCTATCTAATGAAAATACTACCTTATCTGCGGCAGGATAAAAGTGTTGACGGTGCGGTAGTATCTTTCGTGGATATATCGGTAGTGAAAGGCCTTAACAACCTGCTGGAAGGGGTACTCAACAGCTCCATGAGCGGTATTATGGCCTTTACCGTAGTTGCAGACGAGCAAGGCCAGCCTTTAGACCTGGAATGGACCCTCATTAACAGGGCTGCCAAAGCTATATTGGGAAAAGAAGGACAGGAGCTGGAGGGCAAACGCCTGCTGCAGGAGCTGCCCGGCTTTAAAAAAGAAGGGCTGTATAAAAAGCTGCTGGCTGTTTCGCTGGCTAAAAAGCCACTGCACCTGGAGCACTACTACCTCCATGATGGCATCGAAGTATGGCTGGAAATTATTGCCGTTCCGCTCGATACCAACGGTATTGCTTTAACGCTGGTAGACATCACCGAAAAGAAAGCCGCCGAAGAAGAGCTTTTAGCTACCTACGACGAGGTAAAAGATGCCGAGGAAAAGCTACGTAAGCTTAACCTGGAGCTGGAAAAACGTGTGGAAGACCGTACCAAGGAGCTCTCGGAAAGCGAAGAACGCTTCAGGCTGCTTTCGCGGGCCACCAACGATGCCGTTTGGGACTGGGACCTGGTAACCAGCGAATTCTGGTGGAACGAAGGTTTTCAGGAAATCTTTGGTTTTAAAGAACAAGACATCGAACCGGGCGTAGAATCCTGGTTTAACCGCCTGCAGCCAGATGAGCGCAACACCATTATTGAGGAGCTTAATGAAGCAATCAACAAAGGCGAAAAGCAGTGGGCTGCCGAACACCGGTTTTTAAAAGCAGATGGCAGCTACACCTGGGTATACAACCGGGGTTATATCCTAAAGAATGAGTATGGCATACCTTATCGTATGCTAGGCTCCATGGTAGACCTCTCCAGCCTTAAAAAAGCACAGGAAGAACTGGAGCAAAGCAATAAAAACCTGCGGAAGATCAATGCCGACCTGGACAACTTCGTGTATACGGCCTCGCACGACCTGCGTGCCCCGGTAGCAAACCTGGAAGGCCTGCTGATGCTGCTCAAACCAAAATTCAGCGAGCATATGCCGCAGCAGGAGCAAAAGCTTATACAGCTGGTAGAAGCATCTATTGAAAAGCTGAAGCGCACCATCCACGGCCTGCTCGAAATTACCAAGGTGCAGAAAGATCTTGAGCGGCAGGTAGAGGATGTAACCTTTATGGATGTGCTGGCCGATGTGGAAGGCGATATCAGGAATCAGATTCAGGATACAGCAGCCATTATCATCACTGACTTTAAGGTTGAGCGGATAAAGTATAACCGTGTAAACCTGCAGAGCATCATTTACAACCTGCTTAGCAATTCACTGAAGTACAAATCTCACGAGCAGGCTCCGCGCATACGCATCAGCACCCAGCGAAAAGACGGACATGTAATACTCACCTTTTCCGATAACGGCCTGGGCATGAATGTGCAGCAGCAGAAAAAGCTGTTTACCATGTTTAACCGTTTCCATACTCATGTAGATGGTACCGGCATTGGGCTTTACATGGTAAAGCGGATTATTGAAAACAACGAAGGGCGCATAAAAGTAGAAAGCAAAGAAGGTCAGGGCACCACTTTTAAAATATATTTCAAAGAGAACCCTTCTGAAAAAGAAGTAGATCAGGCAGTGCTGGTGTAA